In one window of Lewinella sp. 4G2 DNA:
- a CDS encoding alpha/beta fold hydrolase, producing MKSSRITFPNGRGQELSARIEQPVNREPFAWAVFAHCFTCSSSLAAVRNISRALNQAGFGVLRFDFTGLGSSEGAFVDTNFTTNISDLLAAAEWLGEHYLSPALLVGHSLGGAAVLCAAHRLNSVKAVATIGAPFTPAHVSDHFKEELATIVTEGSATVDIGGRPFRIAKQFLEDLEAHRVEEKIKELDAALLFLHSPQDRTVPIEEAAKLYQAAHHPKSFVSLDGADHLLSEEADAHYAGNVIAGWSARYIIAPAAAPLRSKKQVAVRLGDEGFTTEVMVRQHQLIADEPEKIGGNDYGPGPYELVSAGLGACTAMTIQMYARRKKWPVEEVEVHIDHRKDYPTDLQEVEEKAGKVDLFERTIVLRGDLTEEQLQRLLEIADRCPVHRTLHEAVTVTTTLKR from the coding sequence TTGAAAAGTTCCCGTATCACGTTTCCAAATGGCCGCGGCCAGGAGCTCTCCGCCCGCATCGAGCAGCCCGTCAATCGGGAACCCTTCGCCTGGGCGGTCTTCGCTCACTGCTTCACTTGCTCAAGCTCGTTGGCGGCGGTACGTAACATCAGCCGGGCGCTTAACCAGGCGGGTTTCGGCGTACTGCGGTTTGATTTCACTGGTTTAGGGAGTAGTGAGGGCGCTTTCGTAGATACCAACTTTACGACGAACATTTCGGACCTACTCGCCGCAGCGGAGTGGTTGGGCGAACACTATTTGTCTCCCGCATTACTGGTAGGACACAGCTTGGGTGGGGCGGCCGTGCTGTGCGCAGCCCACCGTTTGAACTCGGTGAAAGCCGTCGCCACGATCGGGGCTCCCTTTACTCCCGCCCACGTAAGTGACCACTTCAAGGAAGAATTGGCGACCATCGTTACGGAGGGGTCCGCCACCGTCGATATTGGAGGGCGGCCATTCCGAATTGCCAAACAATTCTTGGAAGACCTGGAGGCCCACCGCGTTGAGGAAAAGATCAAGGAATTGGATGCCGCCCTTCTCTTTTTGCACTCCCCGCAGGACCGGACGGTTCCCATCGAAGAGGCTGCCAAGTTGTACCAAGCCGCTCATCATCCGAAGTCTTTCGTTTCTCTGGATGGGGCCGACCATTTACTATCCGAGGAAGCCGATGCGCATTACGCGGGTAACGTCATTGCAGGGTGGTCCGCCCGCTATATCATTGCACCTGCGGCAGCGCCCCTGCGCTCTAAGAAACAAGTAGCCGTCCGCCTCGGAGACGAAGGGTTTACGACGGAAGTGATGGTCCGCCAACACCAGTTAATTGCCGATGAGCCGGAGAAAATCGGAGGTAACGATTACGGGCCGGGGCCCTACGAATTGGTATCCGCAGGTCTAGGCGCCTGTACGGCCATGACCATTCAAATGTACGCCCGCCGCAAAAAGTGGCCGGTGGAAGAGGTGGAAGTGCACATCGATCACCGCAAGGATTACCCGACGGACTTGCAGGAAGTGGAGGAAAAAGCCGGCAAGGTTGATCTATTCGAACGGACCATCGTGCTGCGCGGGGACCTTACTGAGGAACAATTGCAACGCTTACTAGAAATCGCCGATCGCTGCCCAGTGCACCGGACACTCCACGAAGCGGTAACAGTTACGACGACGCTAAAGCGCTAA
- a CDS encoding FAD-dependent oxidoreductase, with translation MADQQKPIIISVDDDPQVLRSLKRDLRSHYKADYRIISTTSASEALEAIEELKKKNETVALYLSDQRMPEMLGVDFLEKAKVFFPKAKRALLTAYSDTQAAIKAINDVQLDYYLLKPWDPPEEKLYPVLDELLEDWKLTFRPSFQGIQVVGYQYSPKSHNIKDWLAANLKPYQWVEASSDKGKELLELHNCDHKNLPIVILEDGSSLSDPKLPDLAEKLGMSATASEDLYDVVIVGGGPSGMAAAVYGGSEGLKTLLIEARAPGGQAGSSSRIENYLGFPSGLSGSELTRRAMAQTLRFGVEIVSPRSVEDIRVQDTYKILTLDDGSEIKTRSVILTTGVQYRKLPATGADKFSGAGVYYGAAMTEAKACQNKKVYVVGGGNSAGQGAVYLSKFADEVHILIRKPNLTSSMSSYLIDQIDATPNITVHGFREIQEVRGQDDHIEELLIQNLEKEETFTAEADALFIFIGARPRTDWIERGSILTDERGFVVTGRDITSSAKNSKAWTHDRPPYLLETCQPGIFAAGDVRSGAMNRVASAVGEGAMAIKFVHQYLAEV, from the coding sequence ATGGCTGACCAGCAAAAACCCATCATCATTTCCGTGGACGACGACCCCCAGGTCCTCCGCTCCCTCAAACGGGACCTGCGGAGTCACTACAAGGCGGACTACCGGATCATCTCCACTACGAGTGCCAGCGAAGCGCTCGAAGCAATTGAGGAACTCAAGAAAAAGAACGAAACCGTAGCCCTTTACCTTTCCGACCAACGGATGCCGGAGATGTTGGGCGTGGACTTCCTGGAAAAGGCTAAGGTCTTCTTCCCAAAAGCCAAACGGGCGCTCCTAACCGCCTACTCCGACACCCAGGCCGCCATCAAGGCCATTAACGACGTCCAGCTGGATTACTACCTCCTCAAGCCGTGGGACCCGCCGGAAGAGAAGCTCTACCCCGTGCTCGATGAATTGCTCGAGGACTGGAAGCTAACCTTTCGCCCTTCCTTTCAGGGGATTCAGGTGGTGGGCTATCAGTATTCGCCGAAGTCCCACAACATCAAGGACTGGCTGGCCGCCAACCTGAAACCTTACCAGTGGGTAGAGGCCTCCAGCGACAAAGGCAAGGAACTACTAGAGTTACACAACTGCGATCACAAGAACCTACCCATCGTCATCCTTGAAGACGGGTCCTCCCTATCTGACCCTAAGCTTCCCGACCTCGCCGAGAAACTGGGCATGAGCGCAACGGCCAGCGAAGACCTGTACGACGTAGTGATCGTCGGAGGTGGCCCTTCCGGGATGGCGGCGGCCGTCTACGGCGGTTCCGAGGGCCTCAAGACCCTGTTGATCGAAGCCCGCGCACCCGGTGGCCAGGCTGGCTCGAGTAGTCGGATTGAGAATTACCTCGGCTTCCCCAGCGGGCTATCTGGGTCCGAACTTACCCGGCGGGCGATGGCCCAAACCTTACGCTTTGGGGTGGAGATCGTCAGTCCTCGTTCGGTCGAAGATATTCGGGTGCAGGATACCTACAAGATCCTGACATTGGACGACGGCTCGGAAATTAAAACCCGTTCCGTCATCCTTACCACCGGGGTGCAGTACCGGAAACTCCCCGCCACGGGCGCGGATAAGTTCAGCGGCGCCGGCGTCTACTACGGAGCCGCCATGACAGAGGCCAAAGCCTGCCAAAACAAAAAAGTCTACGTCGTAGGTGGTGGCAATTCTGCCGGGCAGGGGGCTGTCTATCTCTCCAAGTTTGCCGACGAGGTCCACATCCTCATCCGTAAACCGAATCTCACCTCCAGCATGTCCAGCTACCTGATCGATCAGATCGACGCCACGCCGAACATTACCGTGCACGGCTTTCGGGAAATCCAGGAAGTGCGCGGCCAGGACGATCACATCGAGGAACTGCTCATCCAGAACTTAGAGAAGGAGGAAACCTTTACCGCTGAAGCTGATGCCCTTTTCATCTTCATCGGCGCCCGTCCGCGTACCGATTGGATCGAGCGCGGCAGCATCCTGACCGACGAGCGGGGCTTCGTCGTTACGGGGCGGGACATCACCAGCTCCGCCAAAAACAGCAAGGCCTGGACGCACGACCGGCCACCCTACCTGCTCGAAACTTGCCAGCCCGGCATTTTCGCGGCGGGAGACGTTCGCTCCGGGGCCATGAACCGCGTTGCCTCGGCCGTGGGGGAAGGGGCGATGGCGATCAAGTTTGTCCACCAATACCTGGCAGAGGTTTAG
- a CDS encoding ATP-binding protein, which yields MYQCEKPSDLLEQLRAMPMFEHLEDSSLEWLIEHSKFVCFDKDEIVFENDAPVEYMDIMLKGSYLIRRIQDGRNKEMGVWEAPYVMGILPFSRMKKTSAEGLALENVQLLRIHKDQFVEMVNVSYDLVQSFVGIMTDRVRDFQNMRLMDEKLLALGKMSAGLAHELNNPASAIVRSSQELHRHLGQTPERFKSLMTMNATPESVDVVNEVLFDRIRNCSDTSDLSLLEREDRNDELEDWFEDHGIDDADEVIDTFIDWDFKTEHLDRIVEAIPEDAIRSVIWWIETNLTTEGLVGEIQTASSRIAELIASIKTYSHMDNDASMEFKDIHEGIKSTVTMLKFKFKQGNVKLKKELGKDLPNIKVLEGELNQVWTNLISNALDAVAKDGSGKIGIRTYRRRDNLCVDVTDNGPGVPEDIQSRIFEPFFTTKGIGEGTGMGLDIVRSVLKRHGGSVSLESKPGSTCFRVCFPL from the coding sequence ATGTACCAGTGCGAAAAACCCAGTGATTTACTCGAGCAGCTACGGGCCATGCCCATGTTCGAACACCTTGAGGATTCCTCCCTCGAGTGGCTCATCGAGCACAGCAAATTCGTCTGTTTTGATAAGGATGAAATCGTCTTTGAAAACGACGCCCCCGTAGAGTACATGGACATCATGCTAAAGGGAAGCTACCTCATCCGCCGGATCCAGGATGGCCGCAACAAAGAAATGGGTGTCTGGGAGGCCCCCTACGTAATGGGCATCCTCCCTTTCAGCCGCATGAAGAAGACCTCCGCCGAAGGCCTCGCCCTGGAAAACGTTCAACTACTCCGCATTCATAAGGATCAGTTCGTGGAAATGGTCAACGTCAGTTACGACCTCGTCCAGAGCTTCGTGGGTATTATGACCGACCGGGTACGCGACTTCCAGAACATGCGGCTGATGGACGAAAAACTACTGGCCCTCGGTAAGATGAGCGCCGGGCTCGCCCACGAACTGAACAACCCCGCCTCCGCCATCGTCCGCTCCAGTCAGGAACTACACCGTCACCTGGGCCAGACCCCGGAGCGCTTTAAGAGCCTGATGACGATGAACGCTACCCCGGAATCCGTGGACGTCGTCAACGAAGTGCTCTTCGATCGGATCCGCAATTGCTCCGACACCTCCGACCTCAGCTTACTGGAACGTGAAGACCGCAATGACGAGCTGGAAGACTGGTTCGAAGACCACGGCATCGACGATGCGGACGAAGTGATCGACACCTTTATCGACTGGGATTTTAAAACGGAACATCTGGACCGCATCGTGGAGGCCATCCCCGAAGACGCCATCCGTTCCGTCATCTGGTGGATTGAAACCAACCTCACCACCGAAGGCCTCGTAGGTGAAATCCAAACCGCCAGCTCCCGCATTGCAGAATTGATCGCTTCGATCAAGACCTACAGCCACATGGACAATGACGCCAGTATGGAGTTCAAGGATATCCACGAGGGTATCAAGTCCACCGTAACGATGCTCAAGTTTAAATTCAAGCAGGGCAACGTCAAACTGAAAAAAGAGCTGGGTAAAGATCTCCCCAACATCAAAGTCCTGGAAGGCGAGTTGAACCAGGTCTGGACCAACCTGATATCCAATGCACTCGACGCCGTTGCCAAGGATGGCTCCGGAAAGATCGGCATCCGCACCTACCGCCGCAGAGATAACCTCTGCGTGGACGTCACCGACAACGGACCGGGCGTACCGGAGGACATCCAAAGCCGGATCTTTGAGCCCTTCTTCACCACCAAGGGGATTGGGGAAGGCACTGGTATGGGCCTCGATATCGTCCGCAGCGTCCTCAAGCGCCACGGAGGTTCCGTTTCGTTGGAGAGTAAGCCCGGTTCGACCTGCTTTCGGGTATGTTTCCCTTTGTAG
- the trmD gene encoding tRNA (guanosine(37)-N1)-methyltransferase TrmD has product MHFDIITVLPELLQSPLSHSIMQRAKDKELLTVAIHDLREYGLGKHRSTDDYQFGGGAGMVMRCEPLAAAIDALKATREYDEIIYLTPDGEQYKQTRANQLSLGKNLLLICGHYKGIDQRIRDTYVTLEISIGDYVLSGGELAAAVLVDSIGRLLPGVLNDETSALTDSFQDDMLAPPVYTRPAEWRGQRVPDILLGGNFPKIEEWREAQAEQRTRDRRPDLLGEE; this is encoded by the coding sequence GTGCACTTTGATATCATCACCGTCCTTCCCGAGCTGCTGCAGTCTCCACTTTCTCACAGCATCATGCAACGGGCGAAGGACAAGGAACTGCTAACGGTGGCGATTCACGACTTGCGGGAGTATGGCCTCGGCAAGCACCGGAGTACGGATGACTATCAGTTTGGGGGAGGCGCCGGCATGGTCATGCGCTGTGAACCCCTAGCCGCCGCCATCGATGCGCTGAAGGCGACCCGTGAATACGACGAGATCATCTACCTCACCCCCGACGGGGAACAGTACAAGCAAACCCGGGCCAATCAACTCAGTTTGGGTAAGAACTTACTCCTGATCTGCGGCCACTACAAGGGCATTGATCAGCGTATTCGGGACACCTACGTGACGTTAGAAATTAGCATTGGCGATTATGTCCTGTCGGGTGGAGAGCTGGCCGCGGCCGTCCTGGTAGATTCTATCGGTCGCCTCCTTCCCGGTGTGCTCAACGATGAAACCAGTGCTTTGACCGATTCCTTCCAGGACGATATGCTCGCTCCCCCCGTCTATACCCGACCAGCCGAATGGCGCGGCCAACGCGTACCGGATATCCTCCTCGGCGGCAACTTCCCCAAGATCGAAGAATGGCGCGAAGCCCAGGCCGAGCAACGCACTCGCGACCGCCGACCTGATTTGCTAGGGGAAGAGTAA
- a CDS encoding pyridoxamine 5'-phosphate oxidase family protein, whose amino-acid sequence MATFYQKISAELTDFIHRQHIFFVATAPQEGRVNLSPKGMDSLRVIDEQRIIWLNLTGSGNETAAHVLENGRMTLMWCAMEGKPLILRAYGTAKAIHPGEPGFEELADQLLQHPGARQIFDLQIEGVQTSCGYAVPFMDFREERTRLVEGAAKQGPAGIRKYQQAKNRVSIDGLPTGLPK is encoded by the coding sequence ATGGCCACCTTCTACCAAAAGATCAGCGCAGAACTCACCGATTTCATCCACCGGCAGCACATCTTCTTCGTGGCTACCGCACCGCAGGAAGGTCGCGTCAACCTCAGCCCGAAAGGAATGGACTCCCTCCGGGTGATTGACGAGCAGCGAATCATCTGGCTGAACCTGACCGGAAGTGGCAATGAGACGGCCGCTCACGTCCTCGAAAACGGGCGGATGACGCTGATGTGGTGCGCCATGGAAGGAAAGCCCTTAATCCTACGGGCCTACGGAACGGCAAAGGCTATTCATCCCGGAGAGCCAGGTTTTGAAGAGTTGGCGGACCAACTCCTCCAACACCCCGGCGCCCGGCAGATTTTTGATCTTCAAATAGAGGGCGTCCAGACGAGCTGCGGCTACGCGGTTCCCTTTATGGATTTCCGGGAGGAACGGACCCGCCTCGTAGAAGGAGCGGCGAAACAGGGGCCGGCGGGGATTCGTAAGTACCAACAGGCGAAGAACCGGGTGAGTATTGATGGGTTGCCGACTGGGTTACCGAAGTAG